The region ACAGCCGGATGATCGAGACCCGGCCAGGGATCACCGTGCGTGTCTTCGAGGCCGGCAGCGGCGCGCCGCTGGTCTTTTTGCACGGGGCGGGCGGCCTGTTCGGTCAGGAGCCGTTCCTGGACCGCCTGGCCGAGCACTACCGGGTCTTCGCCCCCGAGCTGCCGGGCTTTGGCGAGTCGAGCGGTGAAGAACTGCTGGAGGACATGCAGGACTTTACCCTGCACGGCTGGGATGTGGTCGGCGCCCTGGGGCTGTCCAAGCCCCATCTGGTCGGCCACTCCATGGGCGGGATGATCGCGGCCGAAATGGCCTGTGTAGCGCCGAACGATGTGGACAAACTGGTCCTGGTCGCCTCGGCCGGCCTGTGGATTGCCGAGCAGCCGATTCCCGATCTGTT is a window of Desulfurellaceae bacterium DNA encoding:
- a CDS encoding alpha/beta fold hydrolase, producing the protein MNSRMIETRPGITVRVFEAGSGAPLVFLHGAGGLFGQEPFLDRLAEHYRVFAPELPGFGESSGEELLEDMQDFTLHGWDVVGALGLSKPHLVGHSMGGMIAAEMACVAPNDVDKLVLVASAGLWIAEQPIPDLFSFLP